DNA from Bacillota bacterium:
CCTTCGCGCCGCGCTGGTGCAGAATCTCGATAATCTTCAGCGCAGGCGATTCGCGCAGGTCTGCCACATCCCGCTTGTAGGTCACGCCCAGGATCAGGATGTCCGAGCCGTTGACGCTCTTGCGCACCGAGTTGAGCGCGTCGTTCACCCGCGAGCAGACGTAGTAGGGCATGCTGTCGTTGATGGTCGCCGACAGCTCCACGAACTTGACGTGAAAATCGTAATGGCGCGCCTTCCACGCCAGATAGTAGGGGTCTACCGGGATGCAGTGCCCTCCCAAACCGGGTCCGGGATAGAAGGTCATGAAGCCGTAGGGCTTGGTGGACGCCGCGTCGATCACCTCCCACACGTTCAGCCCCATGCGGTTGCACAGCAGAGCGAGCTCGTTTACCAGCGCGATGTTCACGCTGCGGAAGACGTTCTCGTAGATTTTGGTCATCTCCGCTGCGGTGGGAGACGAGACGGGAACCAGCTGGTCGATAAACGCGCTGTAGAACTCGACTGCCAGCTGCGTGCACTGCTCGGTCAGCCCGCCCACCACCTTGGGCACCTGGCGCAGCTTGAAGCGTTTGTTGCCGGGGTCGATGCGTTCCGGTGAGAACACCAGCGCGAAGTCGATGCCTGCCCGCAACCCGGTGGCTTCCAAACGCGGCTTGACCAGCTCGACGGTGGTGCCCGGGTAAGTAGTGCTTTCCACAATGATGAGCTGCTCGGCGCGCAGGGCGCGGGCGATGGAATCGGTGGCGGCTTCCACCGCGCTCATGTCCGGCTCTTTGGCGCGGTTGATGGGCGTGGGCACACAGATAAGCACCACATCGCACTCGCGCAGGCGCACAAAGTCCATCG
Protein-coding regions in this window:
- a CDS encoding nucleotide sugar dehydrogenase, with the protein product MQQLRQRIQSRTAKVGVIGLGYVGLPMAVGAAVAGYPVIGFDIDKRKIDAIAAGERYIEDVEPDEWKLAIESGKFIATMDFVRLRECDVVLICVPTPINRAKEPDMSAVEAATDSIARALRAEQLIIVESTTYPGTTVELVKPRLEATGLRAGIDFALVFSPERIDPGNKRFKLRQVPKVVGGLTEQCTQLAVEFYSAFIDQLVPVSSPTAAEMTKIYENVFRSVNIALVNELALLCNRMGLNVWEVIDAASTKPYGFMTFYPGPGLGGHCIPVDPYYLAWKARHYDFHVKFVELSATINDSMPYYVCSRVNDALNSVRKSVNGSDILILGVTYKRDVADLRESPALKIIEILHQRGAKVSYHDPYIPALHVHDHVDLHLQSDTLSPERLRQADCVVVVADHSSYDWAMIAENAPLIVDTRNALKAFPAPHIWRL